A stretch of the Ctenopharyngodon idella isolate HZGC_01 chromosome 14, HZGC01, whole genome shotgun sequence genome encodes the following:
- the rraga gene encoding ras-related GTP-binding protein A codes for MSSTAMKKKVLLMGKSGSGKTSMRSIIFANYIARDTRRLGATIDVEHSHVRFLGNLVLNLWDCGGQDTFMENYFTSQRDNIFRNVEVLIYVFDVESRELEKDMHYYQSCLEAILQNSPDAKIFCLVHKMDLVQEDQRDLIFKEREEDLKRLSRPLACTCFRTSIWDETLYKAWSSIVYQLIPNVQQLECNLRNFAQIIEADEVLLFERATFLVISHYQCKEQRDAHRFEKISNIIKQFKLSCSKLAASFQSMEVRNSNFAAFIDVFTSNTYVMVIMSDPSIPSAATLINIRNARRHFEKLERVDGPKHSLHMRMR; via the exons ATGTCCAGCACAGCCATGAAGAAGAAG GTGCTGTTGATGGGTAAAAGTGGATCAGGAAAGACCAGTATGAGGTCAATTATATTTGCCAATTACATCGCCAGAGACACTCGCCGCCTTGGAGCCACAA TTGATGTGGAGCACTCTCATGTGCGATTTCTGGGCAATCTGGTGCTGAACCTATGGGACTGCGGTGG ACAGGACACTTTCATGGAAAACTACTTCACGAGTCAGAGAGATAACATCTTTCGCAATGTAGAGGTGTTGATCTACGTTTTTGATGTGGAGAGCCGAGAGCTGGAGAAAGATATGCATTACTACCAGTCGTGTCTGGAAGCTATCCTGCAGAACTCGCCTGACGCAAAGATCTTCTGCCTGGTACACAAGATGGACCTCGTCCAGGAGGATCAGAGAGATCTG atatttaaagaGCGTGAGGAGGACCTGAAAAGATTGTCTCGCCCACTGGCCTGCACCTGCTTTAGAACGTCCATTTGGGATGAGACGCTGTATAAA GCATGGTCCAGTATCGTCTATCAGCTCATTCCTAATGTACAGCAGCTTGAGTGCAATCTGCGCAACTTTGCTCAGATAATTGAGGCAGATGAAGTCTTGCTTTTTGAAAGAGCTACTTTCCTG GTGATCTCTCATTATCAGTGTAAGGAACAACGTGATGCTCATCGCTTCGAGAAGATCAGTAACATCATCAAGCAATTCAAGCTGAGCTGCAG CAAGTTGGCGGCCTCTTTCCAAAGCATGGAAGTGCGCAACTCTAACTTTGCTGCCTTTATTGACGTATTCACTTCCAACACTTACGTCATGGTGATCATGTCAGACCCGTCTATAC CTTCAGCTGCTACCCTCATCAACATCCGGAATGCCAGGAGACATTTTGAGAAGCTTGAGCGTGTGGACGGGCCCAAACACAGTCTACACATGCGTATGCGCTAG